From Rudanella lutea DSM 19387, a single genomic window includes:
- a CDS encoding gliding motility-associated C-terminal domain-containing protein, translating to MPTFYQQTRSKLLIAVLFLLSWTTARATHIVGGELELQYLGASSTFSHRINMNLYFDDINGNRGAVDPTVFVYVFRKRDNGLEGRVALPLVGDTFVNYTNAACAIGNLRTRLLRYSIDVTFTNNFSDPEGYYMVWERCCRNNSIANIINPGGAGSTFWLEFAAPWQNSRPFVNSTPSFGVAKGDYICTNRPFSFDFSARDTDGDSLVYSMATPLNGFSTATVPDPSQSNSVRGGPYPLVSWAPGLSATNAIPGTQPLRVDPRTGLLTVVANTPGLYVFSVLVEEYRRTAGRAPVRIGQVRRDFQLQVVDCPPNDPPRILMKPQGAKDYYKRGTVLTISEADQNCLTLFLTDPNPNQRITITNASGTLPGLSLTPNIVTTRTSTDTVRAEFCFGRCLTNGVSGRVTLAIRATDESCPQGLTDTLLVQLNVIAAPINRPRVVTTLPQDKAQVTVGGSLSFNVVGTDQDNDIVSVQAIGRGFTLASANMNFATGSGTGRITQPFVWRPSCTQATRGKYLVDFVVTKTRCNRTLRDTVTVDLTAVGLPSQPPTIRTSLPNPVIELTLNPADETRSSIQFDVLGNDPDRDSIRLTGTVRGGSMADLGVNWRDLFGRPSLQSGFLWQPSCELLQGKEEATFVFDFVADDRSCQPKHADTTSVTVRLKNPTVDYTLNIPNVFTPNNDGINDYWSVADLPADNCSEQFQSVEIVNRWGQVVYRSKDRNFRWTGANTTPGVYYYLIKYTRQQWKGTVTLYR from the coding sequence ATGCCCACTTTTTACCAACAGACTCGTTCTAAGCTACTTATCGCCGTCCTGTTCCTGCTAAGCTGGACTACCGCACGGGCTACTCACATCGTGGGCGGTGAACTGGAACTCCAGTATCTGGGGGCTTCCAGCACGTTCTCGCACCGCATCAACATGAACCTTTATTTCGACGATATCAACGGAAACCGGGGGGCCGTCGATCCGACTGTGTTCGTGTATGTTTTTCGGAAACGCGACAACGGACTTGAAGGGCGCGTAGCCCTGCCACTCGTGGGCGATACGTTTGTCAATTACACCAACGCGGCCTGCGCCATCGGCAACCTGCGTACCAGATTGCTCCGATACAGTATCGATGTGACGTTCACCAACAACTTCAGCGATCCTGAAGGATACTACATGGTTTGGGAACGGTGCTGTCGCAACAACTCGATCGCGAATATTATCAATCCGGGAGGGGCGGGTTCTACGTTCTGGCTCGAATTTGCTGCACCCTGGCAGAACAGTCGGCCGTTTGTCAACTCCACGCCTTCGTTCGGTGTTGCCAAAGGCGACTACATCTGCACCAATCGGCCGTTTAGCTTTGATTTCAGCGCCCGCGATACCGACGGCGACAGCCTTGTGTATTCGATGGCTACGCCCCTCAACGGCTTCAGTACAGCCACCGTACCCGACCCCAGCCAGAGCAATAGTGTACGTGGAGGCCCCTACCCGCTTGTCAGTTGGGCACCGGGCCTGTCGGCCACCAATGCTATTCCGGGAACGCAACCCCTCCGCGTCGATCCACGCACGGGCCTACTTACCGTTGTGGCTAATACACCGGGACTGTACGTTTTCTCGGTATTGGTAGAGGAATACCGCCGAACAGCCGGTCGAGCTCCGGTGCGGATTGGGCAGGTCCGGCGCGATTTTCAGCTGCAAGTGGTCGACTGCCCACCCAACGACCCACCCCGGATTCTGATGAAACCACAGGGCGCGAAAGACTATTACAAGCGTGGCACGGTACTGACCATCAGCGAAGCCGACCAAAACTGCCTCACGCTGTTCCTGACTGACCCTAACCCCAACCAGCGCATCACGATTACCAACGCCAGCGGCACCCTGCCGGGCCTCTCGCTTACCCCCAACATCGTCACCACCCGTACAAGCACCGATACCGTCAGGGCCGAGTTCTGCTTTGGTCGCTGCCTCACCAACGGGGTGAGCGGTCGGGTAACGCTCGCGATTCGGGCTACCGATGAAAGTTGCCCGCAGGGCCTGACCGATACCCTGCTGGTTCAGCTCAACGTTATTGCCGCGCCCATCAACCGGCCACGGGTGGTTACCACGCTCCCGCAAGACAAGGCTCAGGTGACCGTAGGCGGTTCACTTTCGTTCAACGTGGTCGGCACTGATCAGGACAACGACATTGTATCCGTACAGGCCATTGGGCGGGGGTTTACGCTGGCATCGGCCAACATGAATTTTGCCACTGGCTCGGGCACAGGGCGCATTACCCAGCCGTTCGTCTGGCGTCCGAGCTGCACGCAGGCCACACGCGGCAAATACCTGGTCGATTTTGTGGTAACGAAAACTCGATGCAACCGTACCCTCCGCGATACCGTCACCGTCGACCTGACGGCCGTGGGCCTGCCCAGCCAACCGCCCACCATCCGCACCAGCCTGCCCAATCCGGTCATTGAGCTGACGCTGAATCCGGCCGATGAGACCCGCTCGTCCATTCAGTTCGATGTGTTGGGCAATGACCCCGACCGCGACTCCATCCGGCTCACCGGTACCGTTCGTGGGGGTAGTATGGCCGATTTGGGCGTCAACTGGCGCGATTTGTTTGGCCGGCCTTCTCTTCAATCGGGCTTCCTGTGGCAACCGTCCTGTGAGCTGCTGCAAGGCAAAGAGGAAGCTACCTTCGTGTTTGACTTTGTGGCCGACGACCGGAGCTGCCAGCCCAAGCATGCCGATACAACCTCGGTAACCGTTCGTCTGAAAAACCCGACCGTGGATTACACCCTGAATATTCCGAACGTATTTACCCCCAACAACGACGGCATCAATGACTACTGGTCGGTAGCCGACCTGCCCGCCGACAATTGTTCCGAGCAGTTCCAGTCAGTCGAGATTGTCAATCGGTGGGGACAGGTGGTGTATCGGTCCAAAGACCGCAACTTCCGCTGGACGGGTGCCAACACAACGCCGGGGGTGTACTACTATCTCATCAAGTACACCCGACAGCAGTGGAAAGGCACCGTAACCCTATACAGGTAG
- the pyrE gene encoding orotate phosphoribosyltransferase, producing the protein MINSQIARHLLEVKAVKLRPEEPFTWSSGWLSPIYCDNRVTLSYPEVRTFIKNALADAIRQNFPAADIIAGVATAGIAQGALVADVLNLPYCYVRPEPKKHGMGNQIEGRFEAGQRVVVIEDLISTGGSSLKVVEALRQAGADVLGMAAIFTYGFPLADENFRNANVPLVCLSDYSALIEEAQRMDYVQAEQLSSLGAWREDPGSWGR; encoded by the coding sequence ATGATCAATTCCCAAATTGCCCGGCATCTGCTGGAAGTGAAAGCCGTGAAACTACGGCCCGAGGAACCGTTTACCTGGAGTTCAGGCTGGCTATCGCCCATTTACTGCGACAACCGGGTAACACTTTCGTACCCCGAGGTCCGTACGTTTATCAAAAACGCCTTAGCCGATGCGATCCGGCAGAATTTCCCGGCGGCCGACATCATTGCGGGCGTGGCTACGGCAGGTATCGCGCAGGGGGCGCTCGTAGCGGATGTGCTCAATCTGCCGTATTGTTATGTACGGCCGGAGCCCAAAAAACACGGGATGGGCAACCAGATTGAAGGGCGGTTTGAGGCCGGGCAACGGGTTGTTGTGATTGAAGACCTGATTTCGACGGGCGGCAGCTCGCTCAAGGTGGTGGAGGCCCTCCGGCAAGCTGGTGCCGACGTGCTGGGGATGGCCGCTATTTTTACGTATGGCTTTCCGTTGGCCGACGAAAATTTCCGTAACGCCAACGTTCCGCTTGTATGCCTGAGCGACTATTCGGCCCTGATCGAAGAAGCCCAACGAATGGACTATGTACAGGCCGAGCAATTAAGCTCGCTCGGTGCCTGGCGTGAAGACCCCGGCAGCTGGGGTCGTTGA
- a CDS encoding DNRLRE domain-containing protein: protein MKQHVRTQRWIGLILLLWGQSVGVSFGQAGIPDPTSPGGSTAPAGATVPGSSTATGWLRLNGRIGINNSDPRSSLHVSAGDVYIDNIGSGVIMRSPNGYCWRVTVDNTGNFVRTRIACPGEPALASEMLTLQPATGEGQDAFTSTYSTTAVTGAGYGMAVGAWTTDGTPLTYQSYLRFNLSAIPATARIDSAFLRLTYYDIPWFAPSPNTGNNPVYLQRVTSAWDQTTLNYATRPTSTTAGQIAVPSAESQPGVYQKLDVKSQVASMVANPATNFGWLLRLQDESPAPPYRALQFCTSEHPTPANRPRLVVYYSL, encoded by the coding sequence ATGAAACAACATGTACGCACGCAGCGATGGATCGGGCTGATACTGCTACTTTGGGGGCAGTCGGTCGGGGTTAGTTTCGGGCAGGCCGGTATTCCCGACCCCACCTCGCCGGGGGGCTCAACGGCACCGGCCGGAGCAACTGTACCCGGTAGCTCGACCGCTACGGGCTGGCTAAGACTCAATGGTCGGATAGGCATTAATAACTCCGACCCCCGGTCGAGCCTGCACGTAAGCGCGGGCGATGTGTACATCGACAACATTGGTTCGGGGGTAATTATGCGGTCGCCCAACGGGTACTGCTGGCGTGTAACGGTCGACAACACAGGCAACTTCGTTCGAACCCGGATTGCCTGCCCCGGTGAACCAGCACTGGCCTCTGAGATGCTGACGCTTCAGCCCGCAACCGGCGAAGGGCAGGACGCGTTTACGTCGACCTACAGTACTACAGCTGTTACCGGGGCTGGGTACGGCATGGCGGTAGGGGCCTGGACTACAGACGGAACACCACTTACCTACCAAAGCTATCTGCGATTCAATCTATCCGCTATTCCAGCAACGGCGCGTATCGACAGTGCGTTTCTGAGACTGACCTATTACGATATTCCCTGGTTTGCGCCATCGCCTAACACCGGCAACAATCCGGTGTATCTGCAGCGTGTGACCTCGGCCTGGGATCAGACCACATTGAATTACGCTACACGCCCAACGAGCACAACCGCCGGACAGATAGCCGTTCCGTCGGCTGAGTCGCAACCGGGCGTGTATCAGAAGCTTGATGTGAAAAGTCAGGTGGCGTCTATGGTCGCCAATCCGGCCACTAATTTTGGGTGGCTACTGCGTTTGCAGGATGAGTCGCCCGCGCCCCCGTACCGCGCTTTGCAGTTCTGTACAAGTGAGCATCCAACCCCCGCCAACCGGCCACGGCTGGTGGTATATTACAGTTTATAG
- the rlmD gene encoding 23S rRNA (uracil(1939)-C(5))-methyltransferase RlmD: protein MRRRSHKAPQRLEGVQIDAVAAEGKCLVRTPEGIIFVEAGPGHPAVAPGDVVDLRIVNVKKQYREAVAERIHSYSAVRAEPFCEHFGTCGGCKWQHIRYEEQLAFKQQQVVDHLTRIGKVALPSIRPIMPADVRQYYRNKLEFTIAEGRWMTQAEVTSDERIDQRVVGFHIPRRFDKVLPIRHCYLQPDPSNAIRLAVSEYMHAHNLAAYNLKTHVGYLRTLIIRTAESTGQVMVTMQVAQDNPDRLAHLLDYLLEQFPQITSLNYIINTKKNDTYGDLEVINYAGTPYIEEQMNDGHSADGSPLTFRVAPKSFYQTNAGQAFNLYKVAREWAGLTGQELVYDLYTGTGTIALFVARQARQVVGVEYVEDAVKDARVNAQVNGITNVNFHAGDMKELLTDAFMDQHGHPDVVITDPPRAGMDEAVTRQLLKAAPKRIVYVSCNTATQARDLAILDEAYQVSNVQPVDMFPHTHHVENVVLLTRRA, encoded by the coding sequence ATGCGAAGAAGGAGTCATAAAGCACCCCAACGGTTGGAAGGCGTACAAATTGATGCGGTAGCTGCCGAAGGGAAGTGCTTAGTGCGTACCCCAGAGGGGATAATTTTTGTGGAAGCCGGGCCGGGCCATCCGGCAGTGGCTCCGGGCGATGTGGTCGATCTGCGCATTGTTAATGTGAAAAAACAGTACCGTGAGGCTGTTGCCGAGCGGATTCATTCGTATTCGGCCGTCCGGGCTGAGCCGTTCTGCGAACACTTTGGCACCTGCGGAGGCTGCAAATGGCAACACATTCGGTACGAAGAGCAACTGGCGTTTAAGCAACAACAGGTCGTTGATCACCTTACGCGGATCGGGAAGGTTGCGTTGCCGTCTATTCGGCCAATTATGCCGGCCGACGTACGGCAGTATTACCGGAACAAACTTGAATTTACCATTGCCGAAGGGCGCTGGATGACGCAGGCCGAGGTAACCTCCGACGAACGCATCGATCAGCGGGTGGTGGGCTTTCACATTCCGCGCCGGTTCGATAAGGTGCTGCCCATTCGGCATTGCTACCTACAGCCGGACCCTTCCAATGCAATTCGGTTGGCGGTTTCGGAATACATGCACGCGCACAATCTGGCCGCGTATAACCTCAAAACCCACGTTGGCTACCTTCGTACGCTCATTATCCGCACGGCCGAATCGACGGGACAGGTGATGGTGACCATGCAGGTAGCGCAGGATAACCCCGATCGGCTGGCGCACCTGCTCGATTATCTGCTCGAACAGTTTCCGCAGATTACGTCGCTCAACTACATCATCAATACCAAAAAGAACGACACCTACGGCGACCTGGAGGTGATAAACTATGCGGGTACGCCCTACATTGAAGAGCAGATGAACGATGGCCACAGTGCCGACGGAAGCCCGCTGACATTTCGGGTGGCGCCCAAGTCGTTCTATCAGACCAATGCCGGTCAGGCGTTTAATCTATACAAAGTTGCCCGCGAATGGGCTGGGCTAACCGGTCAGGAGCTGGTGTATGACCTGTACACCGGTACCGGCACCATTGCGTTATTTGTGGCCCGGCAGGCCCGGCAGGTGGTGGGGGTTGAGTACGTCGAAGATGCGGTGAAAGATGCCCGTGTGAATGCGCAGGTCAATGGAATCACGAATGTGAATTTCCACGCGGGCGATATGAAAGAGTTGCTCACTGACGCCTTCATGGATCAACACGGCCACCCCGATGTGGTCATTACTGATCCGCCCCGGGCAGGCATGGATGAGGCTGTTACCCGGCAGTTACTCAAGGCTGCGCCCAAGCGTATTGTGTACGTGAGCTGTAATACGGCAACGCAGGCTCGTGACCTGGCTATTCTGGACGAAGCGTATCAGGTAAGTAATGTGCAACCGGTTGATATGTTTCCGCACACGCACCACGTCGAAAATGTAGTTTTGCTGACGCGCCGGGCCTAA
- a CDS encoding inositol oxygenase family protein codes for MNQQPVLTEQERNPLASLEEWEDDLLARYPETPASVNPEHKTKEEYRNYEAPARDTVREFYRLNHRYQTFDFVREKREEFLAFNKKEMTVWGVAEFLNTLVDDSDPDTDLDQLQHLLQTSEAIRADGHPDWFVLTGFLHDMGKVLCLFGEPQWAVVGDTFPVGCAHSDKIVYSEFFAENPDSQNEQYNTKYGVYEPNCGLRNVHMSWGHDEYLYHMTKDYLPEPALYMIRYHSFYAQHRENAYNHLLDDHDHEMFKWVRAFNPYDLYSKSPKPPVVSELKPYYEDLIAKYLPATVRL; via the coding sequence ATGAATCAGCAACCCGTATTAACTGAGCAGGAACGGAATCCGCTGGCTTCCCTCGAAGAGTGGGAAGACGACCTGTTGGCCCGGTACCCCGAAACACCGGCCTCAGTGAATCCAGAGCACAAAACCAAAGAAGAATACCGGAACTACGAGGCTCCGGCCCGTGATACCGTTCGGGAGTTTTACCGGCTCAACCACCGCTATCAGACGTTCGATTTCGTGCGTGAGAAGCGGGAGGAGTTCTTGGCGTTCAACAAAAAAGAGATGACCGTTTGGGGCGTTGCCGAATTTCTGAACACGCTCGTCGACGACTCCGATCCCGATACCGACCTCGATCAGCTTCAGCACCTGCTGCAAACCTCGGAGGCTATCCGCGCCGACGGACATCCCGATTGGTTTGTGCTGACGGGCTTCCTGCACGACATGGGCAAGGTGCTTTGCCTGTTTGGTGAGCCGCAGTGGGCTGTAGTAGGCGATACGTTCCCGGTGGGTTGCGCGCATTCCGACAAGATTGTGTACTCTGAGTTTTTTGCCGAAAACCCCGACAGCCAAAATGAGCAGTACAACACCAAGTACGGTGTGTACGAGCCTAACTGTGGCCTTCGGAACGTACACATGTCGTGGGGCCACGATGAGTATCTGTACCACATGACGAAGGACTACCTGCCTGAGCCGGCCCTGTACATGATTCGGTACCACTCGTTCTACGCACAGCACCGCGAAAACGCGTACAATCACCTGCTCGATGACCACGACCATGAGATGTTCAAGTGGGTGCGGGCCTTCAATCCGTACGACTTGTACTCGAAGAGCCCCAAGCCGCCGGTTGTGAGCGAGCTGAAGCCTTACTATGAGGATTTGATTGCTAAATACCTGCCCGCAACGGTACGTTTATAG
- a CDS encoding hemolysin family protein produces MEILIILLLTILNGVFSMSEIALVSSRKAKLETSAKNGDRRAQAALDLANSPNRFLSTVQIGITLIGILLGIFSGDQLTTDVQNFVAQFPYIGAYSRPIAVALVLLGLTYLSLVLGELVPKRIGLSNPEGIAKTMVGPMNVLSRVTSPFIGLLSVSSDGLIKLMGIKPNESAVTEEEIKSLIQEGTTGGVIEEIEQEIVQNVFQLGDRRITSLMTNRQEIVYLDLEAEPEENIEKITTYKHSTYPLCNGSVDEVVGLVASKDLLGKDLNTEINNLEAISREVLFIPENNRAYQVLERFRERRQYVGIIVDEYGGVLGMVTLNDIIDALVGDISETSEFNYEISERADGSFLIDAQLPFDDFLNHFDINVSEQKRRDLTGFDTLGGFALHILKDIPKTGETFSWQDYRFEIIDMDKSRIDKILVTRVDDE; encoded by the coding sequence GTGGAAATTCTTATAATCCTCTTACTGACGATACTTAACGGCGTTTTTTCTATGTCAGAAATTGCCCTGGTATCGTCCCGGAAAGCTAAACTCGAAACCAGTGCCAAAAACGGCGATCGACGCGCCCAGGCAGCCCTCGATCTGGCCAACTCGCCCAACCGTTTCTTATCGACCGTTCAGATCGGTATCACCCTTATTGGCATTTTACTCGGTATTTTTAGTGGTGACCAGCTCACTACCGACGTCCAGAACTTTGTGGCCCAGTTCCCTTACATAGGGGCCTACTCTCGGCCTATTGCGGTCGCGTTGGTGCTGTTGGGGCTCACCTACCTTTCGCTGGTACTGGGCGAATTGGTGCCCAAACGGATTGGCCTCTCTAACCCCGAAGGCATTGCAAAAACCATGGTTGGGCCCATGAACGTGCTGTCGCGCGTCACCTCACCGTTTATTGGTTTGCTGAGCGTTTCCAGCGACGGTCTGATCAAACTGATGGGCATCAAACCCAACGAAAGCGCCGTTACGGAAGAAGAAATCAAAAGCCTGATTCAGGAAGGTACCACGGGTGGGGTCATCGAAGAAATTGAGCAGGAAATTGTGCAGAACGTGTTTCAGCTCGGCGATCGGCGGATTACGTCGCTCATGACCAACCGGCAGGAAATCGTGTACCTCGATCTGGAGGCTGAGCCCGAGGAGAACATCGAAAAAATCACGACGTACAAACACTCTACCTACCCCCTCTGCAACGGTTCGGTCGATGAAGTAGTCGGGTTGGTTGCGTCGAAAGACTTACTCGGCAAAGACCTCAACACCGAAATAAATAACCTCGAAGCCATCAGCCGCGAGGTGCTGTTTATTCCTGAAAACAACCGGGCCTATCAGGTACTCGAACGCTTCCGCGAACGGCGGCAGTATGTCGGTATTATTGTGGATGAGTACGGTGGGGTACTGGGCATGGTGACCCTCAACGACATTATCGACGCCCTGGTGGGTGATATTTCGGAAACGAGCGAGTTTAATTACGAAATCAGCGAGCGGGCCGACGGCAGTTTCCTGATCGACGCTCAACTTCCGTTCGACGATTTTCTGAACCACTTCGACATCAACGTGTCGGAACAGAAACGGCGCGACCTGACCGGCTTCGATACCCTCGGTGGCTTTGCTTTGCATATTCTGAAAGACATTCCGAAAACGGGCGAAACCTTCAGCTGGCAGGACTACCGATTCGAGATTATCGACATGGATAAGAGCCGGATCGACAAGATTCTGGTTACCCGCGTCGACGACGAATAA
- a CDS encoding NUDIX hydrolase yields MIVFIDDRPIRFINTKKANRLDDLTHYDQIVDARLEILKDDALKGHLLVLNVAPTMVEKVVTLMQTADVSDLQSITLICKDKEACEERFASLFKVVKAAGGVVFKNDQMLLMFRRGVWDLPKGKLDDGESSREGAAREVEEETGVVVAIEDKICTTYHTYTDNGSRILKRTKWYRMRLVDDSRMAPQEDEDIEKLAWLDRKQALVALTNSFSSIRYVIDQVYQATVNTR; encoded by the coding sequence ATGATTGTATTTATCGACGACCGCCCGATTCGGTTCATCAACACAAAGAAAGCCAACCGCTTAGACGACCTGACCCACTACGATCAGATCGTGGACGCCCGGCTTGAAATCCTGAAAGATGACGCCCTGAAAGGCCATCTGCTGGTGCTTAATGTAGCCCCGACGATGGTCGAGAAAGTGGTGACTCTGATGCAAACCGCCGATGTGAGCGATCTGCAATCGATCACGCTCATCTGCAAGGATAAAGAAGCCTGCGAAGAGCGGTTTGCGAGCCTTTTCAAGGTTGTCAAGGCCGCAGGAGGGGTGGTTTTTAAGAACGATCAGATGCTGCTGATGTTCCGCCGGGGAGTATGGGACCTGCCCAAAGGCAAACTGGACGACGGCGAGTCGTCGCGTGAGGGGGCGGCCCGCGAGGTGGAAGAAGAAACCGGGGTCGTGGTGGCTATCGAAGATAAAATCTGCACCACCTACCACACCTACACGGACAACGGAAGCCGGATTCTGAAACGAACCAAATGGTATCGAATGCGGCTGGTAGACGACAGTCGCATGGCCCCGCAGGAAGACGAAGACATTGAAAAACTGGCCTGGCTCGACCGGAAGCAGGCTTTGGTAGCCCTAACCAATTCGTTTAGCTCGATTCGTTACGTGATCGATCAGGTGTATCAGGCTACGGTAAATACGCGGTAA
- the coaD gene encoding pantetheine-phosphate adenylyltransferase: MARIALFPGSFDPFTKGHEDIVLRGLNLFDQIIIGIGRNANKQRYFPLDDMVRFIEQTFRDYPSVSVLPYDGLTANVAREAGAKFLLRGLRNTTDFEYENSISQVNRYVYEDVETVFLITSPHLAPISSSIIRDLHRYGKNVDAFVPYKLDQ; this comes from the coding sequence ATGGCGCGAATTGCCCTTTTTCCCGGCTCCTTTGATCCATTTACCAAAGGCCACGAAGACATTGTTCTGCGCGGCCTGAACCTCTTCGACCAGATTATTATCGGCATTGGCCGGAATGCCAATAAGCAACGGTATTTTCCGCTCGATGATATGGTCCGCTTTATTGAGCAAACGTTTCGCGATTATCCCTCGGTGTCGGTTTTACCGTACGACGGCCTGACGGCCAACGTGGCCCGCGAGGCCGGGGCCAAATTTCTACTCCGAGGCTTGCGCAACACCACGGATTTTGAGTATGAAAACAGCATTTCGCAGGTAAACCGATATGTGTACGAAGACGTCGAAACGGTCTTTCTGATCACATCGCCCCACCTCGCTCCTATCAGTTCGAGCATTATCCGGGATCTGCACCGCTACGGCAAAAATGTGGATGCCTTTGTACCCTACAAACTCGATCAGTAA
- the dnaB gene encoding replicative DNA helicase, whose amino-acid sequence MENARPNQHLRKNPGFGGTRSQSGNGWLDRLDTGLGKLPPQATDLEMAVLGALMIEKDALSAVIDILKPESFYKEAHQRIYNAILNLFQNSEPIDLLTVTQQLRKTGELEFVGGAGYVSELTIKVNSAANIEYHSRVISEHSLKRAMITMASTILRDAYEDTTDVFQLLDQTEQSLFRISESNIKKNYADMGTIVRQALNELEIKKNNKDGLTGIPSGFSALDRLTSGWQPTELVILAARPAMGKTAFVVSALRNAAVDFGQPVAIFSLEMSAVQLVNRLISAEAEIDSEKIKKGNLAPHEWTQLHHKIQRLTEAPIFIDDTPALSILELRAKCRRLKAQHDIQMVVIDYLQLMQGDNSKGSNREQEIASISRALKNLAKELNVPVIALSQLSRAVETRGGDKKPQLSDLRESGSIEQDADMVMFLYRPEYYNITQDEAGNSTAGIGEVIVAKNRSGSLDTIQLRFVNRFTKFCDLDTYFDPVPQGQGFPSNVTGLSSFDSGPVGGFPPVGPSGPGGMPPIPPTGGTLRSRANDLSNFGNADPNQQTPF is encoded by the coding sequence ATGGAAAACGCACGACCCAATCAGCACTTACGAAAAAACCCTGGCTTTGGCGGAACCCGCTCACAATCAGGCAATGGGTGGTTAGACCGGCTCGACACCGGGTTGGGCAAACTCCCTCCGCAGGCTACCGACCTCGAAATGGCTGTACTGGGAGCCCTCATGATTGAGAAGGATGCCCTCTCGGCAGTTATTGACATTCTGAAGCCGGAGAGTTTCTATAAAGAAGCCCACCAGCGTATCTACAACGCCATTCTGAACTTATTTCAGAATTCAGAACCCATCGATCTGCTCACGGTAACCCAGCAGCTCCGCAAAACGGGCGAGCTGGAGTTTGTGGGGGGAGCGGGTTATGTTTCTGAGCTGACCATCAAAGTCAACTCAGCAGCCAATATTGAGTACCACTCGCGGGTTATTTCGGAGCATTCGCTCAAGCGGGCTATGATTACCATGGCCTCCACCATCCTGCGCGACGCCTACGAAGATACCACGGATGTTTTTCAGTTGCTCGACCAAACCGAACAGTCGCTGTTTCGGATTTCGGAGTCGAACATCAAGAAAAACTACGCCGACATGGGCACCATTGTTCGGCAGGCCCTCAACGAGCTGGAAATCAAGAAAAACAATAAGGATGGTTTGACCGGCATTCCGTCGGGTTTCAGCGCGCTCGACCGGCTTACCTCCGGTTGGCAACCGACCGAATTGGTTATCCTAGCTGCCCGACCGGCTATGGGGAAAACTGCATTCGTTGTGTCAGCACTCCGAAATGCCGCCGTCGATTTTGGGCAGCCGGTTGCTATTTTCTCATTGGAGATGTCGGCCGTGCAGCTGGTTAATCGTTTGATTTCGGCCGAAGCAGAAATTGACAGTGAAAAAATTAAGAAAGGAAACCTGGCTCCGCACGAATGGACCCAGCTTCACCATAAAATTCAGCGACTGACGGAGGCCCCAATTTTCATTGACGATACCCCCGCCCTGTCGATTCTGGAACTACGCGCCAAGTGCCGCCGTCTGAAAGCTCAGCACGATATTCAGATGGTCGTGATTGACTACCTCCAGCTGATGCAGGGCGATAATAGCAAGGGCAGCAACCGTGAACAGGAAATTGCATCGATTTCGCGGGCGTTGAAAAACCTGGCGAAAGAGTTGAATGTCCCCGTAATTGCCCTTTCACAGCTGAGCCGGGCCGTTGAAACCCGGGGTGGCGACAAAAAACCACAGCTGTCTGACCTTCGGGAATCGGGTTCTATCGAGCAAGACGCCGACATGGTTATGTTCCTCTACCGGCCTGAGTATTATAACATTACGCAGGATGAAGCCGGTAACTCTACGGCCGGCATCGGTGAGGTGATTGTGGCGAAAAACCGTTCGGGCTCACTCGACACCATTCAGCTCCGGTTCGTCAACCGTTTCACCAAATTCTGCGACCTCGATACGTATTTCGATCCGGTACCGCAAGGACAAGGTTTCCCAAGCAATGTAACGGGTCTGAGTAGCTTCGACAGTGGCCCCGTTGGTGGGTTCCCCCCCGTAGGCCCATCAGGCCCCGGCGGTATGCCCCCAATCCCGCCCACGGGAGGCACTTTACGCAGCCGCGCCAACGATTTATCAAACTTTGGCAACGCCGACCCCAATCAGCAGACGCCGTTTTAA